From Halalkalicoccus sp. NIPERK01:
GCCGGCATCGAGTGGGAGGCCGGCACCGACGCGGCCGAACAGGTCAGGGAGTTCGTCGAGAACGAGATGGGCCAAACCGACATCATCCACGAGGGGCCGGTCGGCATCGGCATCAAGCCCATCAGCGAGTTCGGCACCAAACGTCTCGTCCGCCGGGCGATCGACTACGCCCTCGAGAACGACCGCGATTCCGTCACCCTCGTTCA
This genomic window contains:
- a CDS encoding isocitrate/isopropylmalate family dehydrogenase gives rise to the protein AGIEWEAGTDAAEQVREFVENEMGQTDIIHEGPVGIGIKPISEFGTKRLVRRAIDYALENDRDSVTLVHKGNIMKFTEGAFRDWGYEVADEEYGEEVITEDTLWEERDG